From the Theobroma cacao cultivar B97-61/B2 chromosome 2, Criollo_cocoa_genome_V2, whole genome shotgun sequence genome, one window contains:
- the LOC18607014 gene encoding allantoate deiminase: MTATRISHFSLSFDLFFSFSFLLSLLSTRSVASSPSAFYLYPADKEGKTSALHSEILRNEAVARLNELGKVSDADGYLERTFMSPASVRAGILIREWMEDAGLRTWVDSMGNLHGRVGGINSSAQALLIGSHLDTVVDAGIFDGSLGIISAISALKVLKSNGKLGELKRPIEVIAFSDEEGVRFQSTFLGSAAVAGVLPVTALKISDKSGVTVQDSLRGNSIDIAEESLLQLKYDPASVWGYVELHIEQGPVLEWVGFPLGVVKGIAGQTRMKVSVRGSQGHAGTVPMSMRRDPMAAAAELIVLLESLCKHPRDFLSDSGNYNEFTMESLSTSLVCTVGEISTWPSASNVIPGQVTFTVDLRAIDDVGREAVLYELSNRMYQICDRRSVSCIIERKHDANAVICDPELSSQLKSASYTALNKMMGEIQDEVPVLMSGAGHDAMAMSHLTKVGMLFVRCRGGISHSPEEHVLDDDVWTAGLAILAFLETHM, encoded by the exons ATGACAGCTACCAGGATTTCacatttctctctttcttttgatctctttttctccttctctttcttgctCAGTCTTCTATCGACCCGTTCCGttgcttcttctccttctGCCTTTTATCTCTATCCTGCTG ATAAAGAAGGCAAGACCAGCGCTTTGCATTCAGAAATATTGAGGAACGAGGCAGTTGCAAGGCTTAATGAGCTTGGAAAG GTGAGTGATGCTGATGGCTATCTTGAGAGAACATTTATGAGCCCAGCTTCTGTGAGGGCAGGAATTCTTATTCGGGAATGGATGGAGGATGCTGGTTTGAGAAC GTGGGTGGATTCCATGGGCAATTTGCATGGTCGAGTTGGGGGAATCAATTCGAGTGCTCAAGCTCTGTTGATTGGCTCTCATTTG GATACTGTTGTTGATGCTGGCATATTTGATGGGTCATTAGGTATAATTTCTGCTATATCTGCattaaaagttttgaaaagCAATGGCAAGTTGGGAGAATTAAAACGACCAATCGAG GTGATTGCATTTAGCGATGAGGAGGGAGTGAGGTTTCAATCGACCTTTTTAGGCAGTGCTGCTGTAGCTGGTGTTTTACCAGTTACAGCATTGAAGATATCAGATAAGAG TGGTGTGACAGTGCAAGATTCTCTTAGGGGGAATTCCATAGACATAGCAGAGGAAAGTCTACTACAGCTGAAGTATGACCCTGCATCAGTGTGGGGTTATGTTGAG CTTCACATTGAACAAGGACCTGTACTCGAATGGGTTGGTTTTCCTCTTGGTGTAGTTAAAGGCATAGCTGGACAGACACGTATGAAG GTTTCAGTGAGAGGTTCACAGGGACATGCCGGAACAGTACCGATGTCAATGCGTAGGGACCCTATGGCTGCTGCTGCCGAACTGATTGTATTGCTAGAAAGTCTGTGTAAACATCCTCGAGATTTCTTATCTGATAGTGGTAATTACAACGAGTTTACCATGGAATCATTGTCCACTTCTCTTGTCTGTACTGTTGGAGAAATATCAACCTGGCCAAGTGCAAGTAATGTCATTCCAGGCCAG GTAACGTTCACTGTGGATTTACGTGCAATCGATGATGTGGGACGTGAGGCTGTTCTTTATGAGTTATCTAATCGGATGTATCAAATATGCGATAGACGTTCTGTATCTTGCATCATTGAACGAAAG CATGATGCAAATGCAGTAATTTGTGATCCTGAACTGAGTTCACAGCTAAAATCTGCATCTTACACTGCTCTCAACAAAATGATGGGGGAGATTCAAGATGAGGTTCCTGTGCTAATGAGCGGAGCAGGACATGATGCGATGGCCATGTCTCATCTAACCAAG GTTGGGATGTTATTTGTCCGCTGTCGGGGAGGCATAAGTCACTCCCCAGAGGAACATGTATTGGACGACGATGTTTGGACGGCGGGTTTAGCTATACTAGCATTTCTCGAGACCCACATGTAA
- the LOC18607015 gene encoding pentatricopeptide repeat-containing protein At4g32450, mitochondrial has protein sequence MPWPMPPSCYSSVSVLVSETLIASLISCFKASMSGKRVSVLTFNSLTALSKVRSSRRVSDSVRCFNKFLSTATERWDFNSPNSASHFENPPYDTQNPIDYQQKQNGRALNPGRGFGECPVNAYVGSAVGDNHNHGADLRQRGNQNGGVGQSGNFSNGNLQINLHSSYENGSWRGDEQSSKGFHQNHSGMHWESARNELQNNSVYENGNFGGYGANAQNNANVQNQGGWSWEGPTEVRQNQNNLNLQRFSESQGSLNQSYVQNNWQFQQSQSDQHGANFSQYQQNRQDIYNANPYGLVSATSNPEGESTEVSETSSNNATVETLDEFCRKGNVKEAVEVLGSMEKQGVHVDLPRMLQLMKACGEVKALKEAKTVHEHLIRSFSPLKISICNKILEIYSKCGSMDDSFEVFDKMRRRNLTSWDTMITWLAKNGLGEDALDLFSEFKKTGLKPDGKMFIGVFSACGVVSDVNEGMLHFASMSSEYGIVPSMEHYVGVVDMLGSTGHLDEALEFIEKMPLEPSVDVWETLMNLCRVHGHLELGDQCAELVEQLDPSRLNEQSKAGLIPLKDSDLAKQNDKKKLPSQSPLEVRSRVHEYRAGDTSHPENDRIYKLLRSLKEHMKEAGYIPETRFVLHDIDQESKEEALLAHSERLALANGLLTTPARGQIRIIKNLRVCGDCHAAFKIMSKIVGREIVMRDAKRFHHFNQGICSCRDYW, from the coding sequence ATGCCGTGGCCAATGCCGCCTTCGTGCTACTCTTCTGTTAGCGTCCTCGTTTCGGAAACCCTCATCGCTTCGTTAATCAGCTGTTTCAAAGCATCAATGTCCGGCAAGAGGGTTTCGGTTCTGACCTTCAACTCTCTCACCGCTTTATCCAAGGTACGTTCTTCACGACGTGTCTCTGATTCAGTCAGATGTTTCAATAAATTTCTCAGCACTGCCACTGAAAGATGGGATTTTAATAGCCCTAACAGTGCGTCTCACTTTGAGAATCCTCCATATGATACCCAAAATCCTATAGATTATcagcaaaaacaaaatgggCGGGCCTTAAACCCTGGCCGGGGTTTTGGGGAATGCCCTGTGAATGCTTATGTGGGGAGTGCAGTTGGGGACAATCATAATCATGGTGCTGATTTGCGGCAAAGGGGAAATCAGAACGGTGGCGTGGGTCAAAGTGGGAACTTTAGTAATGGGAATTTACAGATAAATTTGCATAGTAGTTATGAAAATGGTTCTTGGAGAGGTGATGAGCAAAGCTCAAAAGGGTTCCATCAGAATCACAGTGGAATGCATTGGGAAAGCGCAAGAAATGAATTGCAGAACAACTCAGTTTATGAAAATGGAAACTTTGGAGGATACGGGGCTAATGCTCAAAATAATGCCAATGTGCAGAATCAAGGAGGGTGGTCTTGGGAGGGGCCTACAGAGGTGAGACAGAATCAAAATAACCTTAATTTACAAAGGTTTTCAGAATCTCAGGGAAGCTTGAATCAGAGCTATGTGCAAAACAACTGGCAGTTTCAGCAAAGCCAAAGTGATCAGCATGGAGCAAATTTCAGTCAGTACCAGCAGAATCgacaagatatttataatgCTAATCCTTATGGTCTGGTATCGGCTACTTCTAATCCCGAGGGAGAGTCAACTGAGGTTTCTGAAACTAGCTCAAATAATGCTACGGTTGAGACGCTGGATGAATTTTGCCGGAAAGGGAATGTTAAAGAAGCAGTGGAAGTTTTGGGGTCGATGGAAAAGCAAGGTGTTCATGTGGATTTGCCCCGAATGTTGCAGTTAATGAAGGCATGTGGGGAAGTAAAAGCTTTAAAAGAAGCGAAAACTGTTCATGAACACCTCATAAGATCATTTTCACCTTTGAAAATAAGCATCTGCAACAAGATTTTAGAGATCTACTCAAAATGTGGTTCTATGGATGACTCATTCGAGGTGTTTGATAAAATGCGAAGGCGCAATTTGACATCTTGGGATACCATGATAACATGGCTTGCTAAGAATGGGCTAGGGGAGGACGCCCTTGATCTTTTTTCTGAGTTTAAGAAGACAGGGTTGAAACCAGACGGTAAAATGTTCATTGGAGTCTTTTCAGCTTGTGGTGTCGTGAGTGATGTTAATGAGGGCATGCTGCACTTTGCATCAATGAGCAGTGAGTATGGCATTGTCCCATCCATGGAGCATTACGTGGGTGTTGTTGACATGCTGGGGAGTACAGGGCATCTGGATGAAGCATTGGAATTCATTGAAAAGATGCCATTAGAGCCCAGTGTTGATGTCTGGGAAACTTTAATGAATCTCTGCAGAGTTCATGGGCACTTGGAACTTGGGGATCAATGTGCTGAACTTGTGGAGCAGTTAGATCCCTCCCGCTTGAATGAACAATCAAAGGCAGGCCTCATACCTTTGAAAGATTCTGACCTTGCAAAACAGAATGATAAGAAGAAGTTGCCAAGTCAAAGTCCTCTTGAAGTCAGGAGCAGGGTTCATGAGTATCGTGCAGGAGATACATCACATCCTGAGAATGATAGAATCTATAAACTGCTAAGAAGTTTGAAAGAGCACATGAAAGAAGCTGGTTATATTCCAGAGACAAGATTTGTTTTGCATGATATAGACCAGGAAAGTAAGGAAGAAGCTCTTCTTGCTCATAGTGAGAGACTTGCTCTTGCTAATGGTCTCCTCACTACTCCAGCTCGTGGACAGATTCGCATAATCAAGAATCTCCGTGTTTGTGGCGATTGCCATGCTGCATTTAAGATCATGTCAAAGATTGTTGGCAGAGAGATTGTAATGCGAGATGCTAAGAGGTTTCATCATTTCAATCAAGGGATATGTTCTTGCCGAGATTATTggtga
- the LOC18607017 gene encoding polygalacturonase QRT3, with protein MDRTMARNALALSVILGLASLLVIQVCGDNSRVGQFSAAHYYEQMRQLQAFKASLIGRDSVSGSAISPSLSSARQLQAAASVPRVYQVTKYGADPTGKADSTEALNKAIADAFRSPGEGSWTLMDGITNLGGPQINLEGGNYLISKPLRLPSAGAGNFMIHGGTLRASDDFPADGYLIDLSAPSASSQEGNERSSLNSQLASSSSYNYEYITLKDLMLDSNYRGGGISVVNSLRTSIDNCYIARFTTNGILVQGGHETYIRNSFLGQHITAGGDGGERNFSGTAINLMGNDNAVTDVVIFSAAVGIMVSGQANTFSGVHCYNKATGLGGTGIYLKLPGQTQTRIVNSYMDYTGIVAEDPVQLHISSSFFLGDAFVLLKSINGVANGVNIVDNMFSGSNNGVQIVQLDQSNGPFKEIDQVVVDRNNVEGMNLKATVARVAVEGNGSSWTVDFNPILLFPNLIKHVQYSLTTSGSSFPNHALRNVSENRVLIESDVAAPANVFVTVDQGASSLISS; from the exons ATGGACAGGACTATGGCAAGAAATGCTCTAGCACTCTCCGTGATATTGGGTTTGGCTAGTTTGCTCGTAATTCAAGTTTGTGGTGATAATTCAAGGGTGGGTCAGTTTTCTGCTGCTCATTACTATGAACAAATGCGCCAATTGCAAGCCTTCAAGGCTTCTCTTATTGGTCGAGACTCGGTTTCAGGTTCAGCAATCTCTCCCTCCCTATCCTCTGCTCGGCAGCTACAG GCAGCAGCATCGGTTCCACGTGTGTATCAAGTAACAAAATACGGAGCAGATCCGACAGGGAAAGCAGACAGCACAGAAGCACTAAACAAGGCTATAGCTGATGCATTTCGGAGTCCAGGTGAAGGGTCCTGGACCTTGATGGACGGGATCACTAATCTTGGAGGGCCACAAATTAATCTTGAAGGTGGGAATTACCTGATCAGTAAACCACTGCGGCTGCCTTCTGCGGGTGCTGGCAATTTTATG ATCCATGGAGGGACATTACGAGCCTCAGATGATTTTCCAGCTGATGGGTATCTTATTGATTTGTCTGCACCATCGGCGAGCAGTCAAGAAGGAAACGAAAGGAGCTCCTTGAATTCACAGCTTGCCTCATCATCATCCTATAACTACGAGTACATAACCCTCAAAGACCTGATGTTGGACTCTAATTATAGGGGTGGAGGCATTTCAGTTGTAAACTCACTGAGGACTAGCATTGACAACTGCTACATTGCCCGTTTCACCACCAACGGAATTTTAGTCCAAGGTGGGCACGAGACCTATATCAGGAATTCTTTCCTCGGCCAGCATATCACTGCCGGTGGGGATGGAGGCGAAAGGAACTTTAGCGGCACTGCCATTAACCTAATGGGCAACGATAATGCTGTCACAGATGTGGTGATTTTTTCAGCTGCCGTAGGAATAATGGTCTCAGGTCAAGCCAACACCTTCTCCGGGGTGCATTGTTACAACAAGGCAACAGGTTTAGGTGGCACTGGGATTTACTTGAAGCTCCCTGGCCAGACACAAACCCGGATAGTGAATTCTTACATGGATTACACTGGCATTGTGGCTGAAGACCCCGTCCAGCTTCACATCTCTAGTAGCTTTTTCCTTGGCGATGCATTCGTTCTCTTGAAATCAATAAATGGGGTAGCAAATGGAGTAAACATAGTGGATAACATGTTCAGTGGCTCCAACAATGGGGTCCAAATTGTCCAGCTAGACCAATCAAATGGGCCTTTCAAAGAAATTGATCAGGTCGTAGTTGACAGGAACAACGTCGAGGGGATGAACCTCAAAGCAACGGTTGCAAGAGTGGCCGTTGAAGGGAATGGCAGCTCCTGGACGGTTGATTTTAATCCTATTCTTCTATTTCCTAACCTGATTAAGCATGTGCAATACTCATTAACCACAAGCGGCAGCTCATTTCCTAACCACGCCCTGCGTAATGTGTCTGAAAACCGTGTTCTGATTGAGTCAGATGTGGCTGCACCAGCAAATGTCTTCGTCACTGTGGATCAAGGAGCATCGAGCTTAATTAGCAGCTGa
- the LOC18607016 gene encoding uncharacterized protein LOC18607016, translating into MDKISAACAMEWSIQLDKALRSNNPARAVEAILQTGSRLEQWRQEPEATKAICSIFGLVPGEDRLFANTILLRLADAFQSGDKNIRLSVVRIFLKNSRYDRSKKNRKRTRATFLNGRVYNHAELLRRVKVVFDTGDVESRALALILFGCWADFAKDSAEIRYLVLSSMVSSYVMEVKASLFAAGCFCELANDFASVVLEMLVNMMASSETLPAVRLAGANVFTRMVCSYSVSSRAYKTGVKLVSDSSEQNFVVAMLVSLSKLVSKSTGLISEQVDLLLSCLSQENPGQLRVTALRCLHLIFVKEGCCSPVNVHVIKTLFTIADEPELPSVMQCGALQILHKILLYTLPILPSFKMLEFAQLLAILENASQSPIMSKSLAALCVLTDVSTKLWAKSESESFVVCSSPLPSRVISLIMERLSSLIKALPDTCQTNSRICQEVKSLLNLMLQLVGEHPDLGAMVLDEMSSFIEYFVNLKENFMAIRQIDTSEIMDSEGEKWKVFRSKLLSIIHTFVAACLQNLNEAGAITTNVFDKLKLLVELLHHGRVFDCYTRTIYSLLLHSHLFGKIDIFLIKHPFKHELATLEHASKMLSERDNWHAYKAGIYAACQGAWIIATFIFAQLMTRVQSDSCYCWLKLLVQFSYSEAKVQLSLLPKRQSILVGSLDMNELLAPFKDNLGEVGQDAEGNNNEPNYRDVLVAAYHNLSSLLETLETVVISGKKFCFQRWFFTLRAKFLAAAGEILEVLDTSKEKNVSNFIEVQNGALASLVCLQKTTELSFRLKRIAKELDLISSSFVGIDVESSKIIATLALNCSLLAFTAGFPLFFPNLPAYKNLRICDHEDSKQNYLSSMLLQDLLGRLLHIDNEISMYLCRLLDNGGHPKKCFHLQSRNQILKSGHEVRDILNIIRYAVSTVVRLQSETNRMQNEVSISHVTKTGIELLLDIIKKWLQIPFQVPKHFFKIRPLIGSELFVFNTDTRNQNEISVLPGFHLSLNLCLQLRNAPPEFPLRLTKLYCLLHCRVSFQKPSHSERNCEQMEWDCQPWESEDMVEMNEKLFHYVTECAKKTSYGKCVRDDDINGDQVVNGFVCFEPNAKGQGFSNCVLDVSHFPVGSYRIKWYSCCIDNQGSYWSILPLNFGPVFTVQQSHVI; encoded by the exons ATGGACAAAATATCGGCTGCTTGTGCCATGGAATGGAGCATCCAGCTCGACAAGGCTCTCCGCTCCAATAACCCAG CTCGAGCTGTGGAGGCCATATTACAGACTGGATCAAGACTTGAACAGTGGAGACAAGAACCAGAAGCAACTAAGGCAATATGCTCCATCTTTGGTTTGGTCCCTGGCGAGGACAGGCTTTTTGCCAACACAATACTATTAAGGCTTGCAGACGCATTTCAGTCTGGTGATAAAAACATCAGGCTATCTGTTGTCagaattttcttgaaaaatagTAGGTATGAcagaagcaagaaaaatagGAAACGAACGAGAGCAACTTTTCTGAATGGCAGAGTGTATAACCATGCAGAACTTTTGAGGAGAGTAAAGGTTGTTTTTGACACAGGTGATGTTGAGTCGAGAGCATTGGCTTTAATTCTCTTTGGTTGTTGGGCTGATTTTGCAAAAGATAGTGCAGAGATACGTTACTTGGTACTTTCCAGTATGGTCTCTTCTTATGTTATGGAG GTGAAAGCATCATTGTTTGCTGCTGGTTGCTTTTGTGAGTTAGCAAATGACTTTGCATCTGTTGTCTTGGAGATGCTGGTGAATATGATGGCTTCCTCAGAAACACTGCCAGCTGTAAGGTTGGCTGGTGCGAATGTTTTTACTAGAATGGTTTGCTCATATTCAGTTTCAAGTAGAGCTTACAAG aCTGGTGTAAAGCTGGTGTCAGATTCTTCAGAGCAGAATTTTGTTGTTGCTATGCTGGTATCACTCTCAAAACTTGTTTCCAAGTCAACAGGTCTTATTTCTGAGCAG GTGGACTTGCTTTTATCATGTCTTAGCCAGGAAAATCCTGGGCAGTTGAGAGTAACAGCATTAAGGTGCTTACATCTTATTTTTGTAAAAGAAGGGTGTTGCTCTCCTGTTAATGTGCATGTGATCAAAACATTATTCACCATAGCAGATGAACCTGAACTGCCATCAGTCATGCAATGTGGAGCTCTGCAGATTTTACATAAG ATCCTTTTGTATACACTACCTATTCTCCCTTCTTTCAAGATGCTTGAATTTGCTCAGCTGTTAGCCATTCTAGAAAATGCTTCCCAGTCCCCAATCATGTCCAAGAGCCTTGCAGCTCTTTGTGTTCTGACAGATGTGTCAACCAAACTTTGGGCAAAATCGGAAAGTGAATCTTTTGTTGTTTGTTCCTCACCTTTGCCATCACGGGTCATCTCATTAATTATGGAGCGGCTTAGCTCACTGATAAAAGCATTACCTGACACTTGTCAGACCAACTCCAGAATATGTCAAGAAGTTAAAAGCCTGCTAAATCTTATGCTTCAGCTGGTTGGAGAACATCCAGATTTGGGTGCAATGGTGCTGGATGAAATGAGttcttttattgaatatttcgtGAATCTCAAGGAAAATTTCATGGCTATTAGACAAATTGATACCTCTGAGATTATGGACTCTgaaggagaaaaatggaaagtcTTCAGGTCCAAGCTTTTATCTATTATACACACATTTGTGGCTGCCTGTCTTCAAAATCTCAATGAAGCTGGTGCAATCACTACCAATGTCTTTGACAAATTAAAGCTTCTGGTGGAGCTTCTACATCATGGCAGGGTGTTTGATTGCTATACACGTACCATTTACTCTTTACTGTTGCATTCTCAtctttttggaaaaattgatatttttcttatcaagCATCCATTTAAGCATGAACTTGCTACCCTTGAACATGCCAGCAAGATGTTGTCAGAGAGGGATAATTGGCATGCCTATAAAGCTGGAATATATGCAGCATGTCAGGGAGCATGGATCATAGcaacttttatttttgcacAGCTAATGACAAGAGTTCAATCTGATTCTTGTTATTGCTGGCTTAAATTGTTAGTTCAGTTTTCCTATTCTGAAGCTAAAGTCCAGCTTAGTCTCTTGCCAAAGCGACAATCCATCTTAGTAGGTTCACTGGATATGAATGAACTCCTGGCTCCTTTCAAAGATAATTTAGGAGAAGTTGGACAAGATGCTGAAGGGAATAACAATGAGCCTAATTATAGGGATGTGCTTGTTGCAGCATACCACAATCTAAGTTCTTTGCTCGAAACATTAGAAACAGTTGTCATTTCTGGAAAAAAATTCTGTTTTCAGAGATGGTTCTTCACTCTCAGAGCAAAGTTTCTTGCGGCTGCTGGGGAGATTCTTGAAGTTTTGGACACATCTAAGGAGAAAAATGTTAGCAATTTTATTGAGGTTCAGAACGGAGCTTTGGCCAGCCTCGTATGTCTACAAAAGACCACTGAATTATCTTTCCGATTGAAGAGAATAGCAAAGGAATTGGATCTGATAAGCTCATCTTTTGTTGGTATAGATGTTGAGAGCTCTAAAATCATTGCAACACTTGCACTTAATTGTTCGTTATTGGCCTTTACTGCCGGATTCCCACTATTCTTTCCAAATCTTCCTgcttataaaaatttaagaatttgtGATCATGAGGATTCAAAGCAGAATTATTTAAGTTCAATGCTACTGCAAGATTTGCTTGGGCGTTTGTTGCACATTGACAATGAGATCAGCATGTATCTCTGTCGACTTTTAGATAATGGAGGACATCCCAAAAAATGTTTTCACCTGCAGTCCagaaatcaaatattgaaaagtGGGCATGAAGTAAGGGATATACTCAATATTATAAGGTATGCTGTTTCCACTGTGGTTCGTTTGCAAAGTGAGACAAACAGGATGCAAAATGAGGTGAGCATATCCCATGTTACAAAGACTGGGATAGAGCTACTGTTAGACATTATTAAGAAATGGCTTCAAATCCCGTTTCAGGTCCCAAAGCATTTCTTTAAGATAAG GCCTTTAATTGGTTCAGAGCTCTTTGTCTTCAATACAGACACCAgaaatcaaaatgagattagCGTCTTGCCTGGCTTTCACCTCTCACTAAATCTCTGCCTTCAACTGAGAAACGCCCCACCTGAATTCCCACTTCGTTTGACAAAATTGTACTGCCTTCTTCATTGTAGAGTGTCCTTTCAGAAGCCGTCCCATAGTGAAAGAAACTGTGAACAAATGGAATGGGATTGTCAGCCTTGGGAGAGTGAGGACATGGTAGAAATGAATGAGAAGTTATTTCACTACGTGACAGAGTGTGCAAAGAAGACTAGTTACGGTAAGTGTGTCAGGGATGATGATATCAATGGTGACCAGGTTGTGAATGGATTTGTGTGTTTTGAACCAAATGCTAAAGGGcaaggattttcaaattgtGTACTTGATGTCTCTCATTTTCCAGTGGGTTCTTATAGAATCAAATGGTATAGCTGTTGTATTGACAATCAAGGTTCTTATTGGAGTATTCTGCCATTGAACTTTGGACCTGTATTTACTGTACAGCAGTCTCATGTGATCTGA